From Woronichinia naegeliana WA131, the proteins below share one genomic window:
- a CDS encoding transposase — translation MAKSISDASWYQFTLWLDYYGKIWDKAVVAVSPNYTSQDCSNCGHRAKKSLSTRTHSCPNCGIEICRDTNAAINILKKGMGILGRSWQNSTFGQKESASEEGKHRERTTSIIEGKPTIVSGSL, via the coding sequence TTGGCTAAATCAATTTCTGATGCTAGTTGGTATCAATTCACCCTGTGGTTAGACTACTACGGGAAAATCTGGGACAAAGCAGTGGTGGCGGTTTCGCCCAACTACACTTCTCAGGACTGCTCTAATTGTGGTCATCGGGCGAAAAAGTCATTGAGTACCAGAACTCATTCTTGTCCCAATTGTGGAATAGAAATTTGTCGTGATACAAATGCGGCAATTAACATCCTTAAAAAGGGAATGGGAATTCTGGGAAGGTCATGGCAAAACAGTACCTTTGGGCAAAAGGAATCTGCCTCGGAAGAGGGAAAGCATAGGGAGAGAACCACCTCTATCATTGAAGGGAAACCAACAATAGTAAGTGGATCTCTGTGA